The Solanum pennellii chromosome 11, SPENNV200 genome contains a region encoding:
- the LOC107003814 gene encoding uncharacterized protein LOC107003814: MVKEAELCINIPFIEALEQKLGYAKFMRDMVRKKKSKKEYPVLFTVSCTIGLLYFAKVLCDLGSRINLMSLSIYKKLILGDPKPTTLRLLMADCKVKRPIGMLYDVLVKVESFIFLANFVILNYKVDFEVPIILGRLFLAAGHTLSGELQIVFAISYSVESTFEVQIEDSLGVEALAVVIMNFERDCIKEYVCLVAALE, translated from the exons ATGGTGAAAGAAGCAGAG CTTTGCATCAATATCCCTTTCATAGAAGCTTTAGAGCAAAAGctcggttatgccaagttcatgaggGATATGGTTAGAAAGAAGAAATCG AAGAAGGAATATCCGGTCCTTTTCACTGTATCATGTACCATCGGCTTATTATACTTTGCTAAAGTACTATGTGATCTCGGTTCAAGAATAAATCTCATGTCTCTCTCAATTTataagaaattgattttgggtgacccaaagcccactacACTGCGGTTATTGATGGCCGATTGTAAAGTGAAGAGGCCCATTGGGATGCTCTATGATGTGCTCGTaaaggtggagtcatttatatttctgGCCAATTTTGTAATTCTTAACTATAAGGtagattttgaggtgcctattattcttggaagGCTGTTCCTTGCAGCTGGTCACACCTTG agtggtgagctccaaattGTATTTGCTATATCCTACAGTGTTGAGAGTACGTTTGAGGTACAAATCGAAGACAGCCTTGGTGTTGAGGCTCTAGCGgtagtgatcatgaattttgagagggATTGTATTAAAGAGTATGTGTGTCTGGTTGCGGCACTTGAATGA